In Sphingobacterium zeae, one genomic interval encodes:
- a CDS encoding 3-ketoacyl-ACP reductase — protein MENITGKRALITGGARGLGKAIAYALAKEGVHIAITGRNEAALKDTATELAELGTEVTYAVFDVSNYSAVQEEIERLKNTFGSFDILVNNAGVASFSSVLDMDAADWTSIIQTNLVGTYFVTKTILPQLIEKNQGDIIMVSSTAGLNGAATTSAYSASKFGVIGFADSLMREVRKHNIRVCTLMPSTIASDMSKDLGLTDGDPEKVLQPEDFAALIVANLKLPRRAMLKSASLWSTNP, from the coding sequence ATGGAAAATATAACAGGAAAAAGAGCCTTAATTACGGGTGGTGCGCGAGGATTGGGGAAAGCTATTGCCTATGCATTAGCGAAAGAAGGTGTTCATATCGCGATTACCGGTAGAAATGAAGCTGCTTTAAAGGATACGGCCACGGAACTTGCCGAGCTGGGCACTGAGGTCACTTATGCCGTCTTTGACGTATCAAATTATAGTGCAGTACAGGAGGAGATCGAGCGATTGAAAAATACCTTCGGTAGCTTTGACATATTAGTTAACAATGCGGGAGTAGCATCGTTTTCCAGTGTGCTCGACATGGATGCTGCCGATTGGACATCGATCATTCAAACGAATCTCGTGGGTACGTATTTTGTTACAAAAACTATTCTTCCGCAACTGATTGAAAAAAATCAGGGCGATATCATTATGGTATCTTCGACAGCAGGATTAAATGGCGCAGCCACCACTTCCGCTTATAGTGCATCAAAGTTTGGCGTCATCGGCTTCGCCGATTCTTTAATGCGGGAAGTACGAAAACACAATATTCGGGTATGTACGCTAATGCCAAGTACGATTGCGTCGGATATGTCCAAAGATCTTGGACTTACCGATGGTGATCCAGAAAAAGTTTTACAGCCTGAAGATTTTGCAGCGTTGATCGTAGCCAACTTAAAGCTACCTAGACGAGCTATGCTTAAATCGGCTTCTTTATGGTCTACAAATCCGTAA
- a CDS encoding superoxide dismutase, whose product MQTRRNFLQNAAKATLGIAVSGSILQDIASAKATELHAATLKFSQVKLPFSYAALEPNIDALTMEIHYTKHHMAYINAVNEAILAENIKEASEEQLLANISKYSPKARNNAGGAWNHNFFWESLSDKPSQPSEKLLTMINKTFGSLDKFKEQFAAAATSRFGSGWAWLLLDDSGNLKISSTPNQDNPLMDVAEVKGIPILGLDVWEHAYYLHYQNKRADYIKNWWNIVNWKKVNERLA is encoded by the coding sequence ATGCAAACACGCAGAAACTTCCTTCAAAATGCAGCAAAAGCTACGCTAGGCATCGCTGTATCTGGATCAATATTACAAGATATTGCTTCCGCGAAAGCTACTGAATTACATGCCGCTACCTTAAAGTTTTCCCAAGTAAAATTACCATTCAGTTATGCCGCTTTGGAGCCTAATATTGATGCGTTGACGATGGAAATCCATTATACAAAGCACCATATGGCCTATATTAATGCCGTTAACGAAGCCATTCTTGCTGAAAACATCAAGGAAGCCTCAGAGGAGCAACTTCTAGCAAACATATCTAAGTACTCTCCAAAAGCAAGGAATAATGCTGGAGGAGCCTGGAACCATAACTTTTTTTGGGAAAGTCTGTCCGATAAGCCGAGCCAGCCATCCGAAAAATTATTGACTATGATCAATAAGACATTTGGTTCTCTAGACAAATTCAAAGAACAGTTTGCCGCTGCAGCAACCTCACGATTCGGTTCGGGATGGGCCTGGTTGCTTTTGGATGACTCAGGTAACTTAAAAATTAGCTCTACTCCAAACCAAGACAATCCTTTAATGGATGTTGCAGAGGTAAAAGGTATTCCCATTTTAGGTCTTGATGTATGGGAGCATGCTTATTACCTGCACTATCAAAACAAAAGAGCTGATTATATTAAAAATTGGTGGAATATTGTGAATTGGAAAAAAGTCAATGAAAGACTAGCATAA
- a CDS encoding SRPBCC family protein, translating into MTTIQNTTEINKNVGEVYAFLADLNNHEQLMPENIYNWSSTTDEARFTIQNMAKLALRVEERVENHLIKLTPLEKAPFDVTLRWELQVIADTVTKATFIIDADLNMMMKMIASGPLQKLVDFQVNKLKEKLG; encoded by the coding sequence ATGACTACTATTCAGAATACAACAGAAATCAACAAAAATGTCGGCGAGGTGTATGCGTTTTTGGCGGATCTCAACAATCATGAGCAGTTGATGCCTGAAAATATCTACAATTGGTCTTCGACTACGGACGAGGCGCGATTTACAATACAGAATATGGCAAAATTGGCTCTTCGCGTAGAAGAGCGTGTTGAGAATCATCTTATTAAGTTGACTCCTTTAGAGAAGGCACCTTTTGACGTAACTCTTCGTTGGGAATTGCAAGTTATTGCTGATACAGTGACAAAGGCAACCTTTATCATAGATGCTGATCTCAACATGATGATGAAAATGATCGCTTCTGGGCCGCTTCAAAAATTGGTTGACTTTCAGGTCAACAAATTAAAAGAAAAGCTAGGGTAG
- the gloA2 gene encoding SMU1112c/YaeR family gloxylase I-like metalloprotein — MKLNLNKIHHIAIICSNYERSKEFYTDVLGLEIMQEYYRKERDSYKLDLRLNDHYIIELFSFPSPHKRLSFPEAAGLRHLAFEVDDLDSELSKLEKAGISHEGIRIDELTNRRFTFFFDPDQLPIELYEA, encoded by the coding sequence ATGAAATTAAACCTTAATAAAATACATCATATTGCCATTATATGTAGCAATTATGAGCGTTCAAAAGAATTTTATACCGACGTACTGGGCCTTGAGATTATGCAAGAATATTACCGCAAAGAACGCGATTCATATAAACTGGATCTCAGACTAAATGATCACTATATTATCGAACTTTTCTCTTTTCCTTCTCCACACAAAAGACTTAGCTTCCCAGAAGCTGCAGGTTTAAGGCATCTTGCATTTGAAGTAGATGATCTCGACTCGGAATTAAGTAAGCTAGAGAAAGCAGGCATATCACACGAAGGGATCAGAATAGATGAGCTAACAAATAGACGCTTTACATTCTTTTTTGATCCTGATCAGCTCCCAATAGAATTATATGAAGCGTAA
- the nusA gene encoding transcription termination factor NusA, protein MSNSNINLIDSFQEFKEFKNIDRPTVITVLEEVFRSMIRRRFGTDENVDVIVNPDNGDLEIWRTRVVVEDEFSEDDDLEIELAEARKHDEDLEVGDDFIEQITLESFGRRAILAARQTLVSKVLELEKDEVFKKYKDREGELVIGEVYQIWKKEILVLDEDGNELILPKSEQIPADYFKKGDGIRAVVHKVDMMNNNPKIIISRTAPAFLQRLFELEVPEIFDGLITIKKIVREPGERAKVAVESYDDRIDPVGACVGMKGSRIHGIVRELRNENIDVINFTTNHSLYIARALSPARISSIKIDEENKTAAVYLKSDQVSLAIGRGGHNIKLAGKLTGYEIDVYRENDEFDEDVDIEEFSDEIESWVIDELKRVGLDSAKSVLSLSEEELVRRTDLEEDTIREIVRILQAEFE, encoded by the coding sequence ATGAGTAACAGCAACATCAATCTGATAGACTCTTTTCAAGAGTTTAAGGAGTTTAAGAATATCGATAGACCTACTGTTATCACAGTATTGGAAGAGGTTTTTCGTAGTATGATCCGTCGTCGTTTTGGTACGGATGAAAATGTGGATGTTATCGTGAATCCAGATAACGGGGATTTGGAGATTTGGAGGACACGTGTCGTTGTTGAAGATGAATTTTCAGAAGATGATGATCTTGAAATCGAATTAGCTGAAGCTAGAAAACATGACGAAGACTTAGAAGTGGGTGATGATTTTATTGAACAGATCACTTTGGAGAGCTTTGGTCGCCGTGCAATTCTAGCGGCTCGCCAAACGCTTGTGTCGAAAGTTTTGGAATTAGAAAAAGATGAGGTCTTTAAAAAATATAAGGATAGAGAAGGAGAGTTGGTTATTGGTGAAGTGTATCAGATTTGGAAAAAAGAGATCTTGGTACTCGATGAGGATGGTAATGAATTAATTCTTCCGAAGTCTGAACAAATTCCTGCCGATTACTTCAAAAAGGGCGATGGTATACGTGCAGTTGTACATAAAGTTGATATGATGAATAATAATCCAAAGATTATTATTTCGCGTACCGCACCAGCGTTTTTACAACGTTTGTTTGAATTGGAGGTCCCTGAAATTTTTGATGGTTTAATTACGATCAAAAAAATCGTTCGCGAACCTGGAGAGCGAGCGAAAGTTGCTGTTGAATCGTATGACGATCGTATCGATCCGGTAGGAGCCTGTGTGGGTATGAAAGGATCGCGTATTCATGGTATCGTGCGTGAACTGCGTAATGAGAATATCGACGTTATTAATTTTACAACAAACCATTCCTTGTATATCGCTCGTGCTCTGAGTCCCGCCAGGATTAGTTCAATCAAAATTGATGAAGAAAATAAAACCGCAGCGGTTTACCTAAAATCTGATCAAGTTTCGTTGGCAATTGGGCGTGGCGGACACAATATCAAATTGGCAGGAAAATTGACTGGTTATGAAATTGACGTTTATCGTGAGAATGATGAGTTTGATGAGGATGTTGATATCGAAGAGTTCAGCGATGAAATTGAAAGCTGGGTAATCGATGAATTAAAACGTGTTGGTTTGGATTCAGCGAAGTCTGTGCTATCTCTTAGTGAGGAGGAGTTAGTGAGACGTACAGATTTGGAAGAAGATACAATTCGCGAGATCGTACGTATTTTACAAGCTGAATTTGAATAA
- the infB gene encoding translation initiation factor IF-2 → MTEGKGTNLLKAAKELNIGIHTAVECLVKKGYDVEAKPNTKLNGEMYGVLLKEFQGDKSLKDEAKQIVIGKIRREESPSTSPKESSKSEDTEDHDESKEILVKNTVEIPSAKEATPVKVEEPAHQGGMKVVGKIDLDALRRGGNKVKREEPVKEEPRNTKEVSAEIKAEVKAEEKKDVEVKAPSVEAKKEEPKVAENKQEAIEPKAEIKKPEVDKTEVKATPVVETKTEPVKVEEKKKEETAPKAVPVTPIVEPVKKQGDDIFSARAERLTGPKVVGKIELPTARPSHKPVASSSNAGNNNEKRKRKRTNPNGPVNPNAGQGHGNNNQNRGPRDGNNPNNRDQQNTRGGNHGSNNNPNNRQGQTGNQQGRPGQGGGNNQHPGRPGQGTRPQYGNRFDNRGKGRPVENKEEPTEKEIQDQIKATLARLSGAGKSGKFAQRAKLRRQKRDDVAQHAEEAAMEQEMMAKVLRVTEFVTANELANLMDVQVTQIIATCMSLGMFVSINQRLDAETLAIVADEFGYQVEFIKPEDEETAELEESDTEQNLISRAPIVTVMGHVDHGKTSLLDYIRKANVTSGEAGGITQHIGAYAVKLEDDRKITFLDTPGHEAFTAMRARGAKVTDIVIIVIAADDAVMPQTKEAINHAQAAGVPIVFAFTKVDKPGANPDRIREQLSAMNILVEDWGGKFQAQEISAKTGENVDLLLEKVLLEAEMLDLKADPKKRAVGSVIEAALDKGRGIVTTVLIQSGTLRVGDPILAGSHSGKVKALTNERGERVKEAGPSVPVQILGMSGAPTAGDKLYVLESESEARTVANKRLQLQREQGMRATKHITLDEIGRRLAIGNFKELNIIVKGDVDGSIEALSDSLLKLSTDEIQVNIIHKSVGAISESDVLLASASDAIIIGFQVRPTQNARKLAENEQIDVRLYSIIYDAIDEIKSAMEGMLAPKFEEKIVAEVEIRETFKISKVGTIAGCMVREGKINRNNDIRVIRDGVVIHTGKLASLKRFKDDVKEVSQGYECGLNIDRFNDIEVGDIVEAYEQVEVKRKL, encoded by the coding sequence ATGACTGAAGGAAAAGGAACAAACTTGCTTAAAGCAGCAAAGGAACTCAACATCGGGATACATACCGCCGTCGAATGTTTAGTGAAAAAGGGATATGATGTAGAAGCAAAGCCTAACACTAAATTGAACGGAGAGATGTATGGTGTGCTGTTAAAAGAGTTTCAGGGAGACAAATCACTGAAAGATGAAGCTAAACAAATTGTTATTGGCAAAATTCGTCGTGAGGAGTCGCCGTCCACTTCTCCTAAGGAATCATCTAAGAGTGAGGATACCGAAGATCATGATGAATCTAAGGAAATCTTGGTCAAGAATACGGTAGAAATTCCATCTGCTAAAGAAGCTACTCCTGTAAAGGTGGAGGAACCTGCGCACCAAGGTGGTATGAAGGTTGTCGGTAAAATTGATCTTGACGCTTTACGTAGAGGCGGAAATAAGGTGAAGCGGGAAGAACCTGTTAAGGAAGAGCCTAGAAATACCAAAGAAGTATCTGCAGAGATAAAAGCCGAAGTTAAGGCGGAAGAGAAGAAGGACGTCGAAGTGAAAGCGCCTAGTGTTGAAGCAAAAAAAGAAGAACCAAAGGTTGCTGAAAATAAGCAAGAAGCTATAGAGCCCAAAGCGGAGATCAAAAAACCGGAAGTAGATAAAACAGAAGTAAAAGCAACTCCGGTTGTAGAGACAAAAACTGAGCCTGTGAAGGTAGAAGAGAAGAAAAAAGAAGAAACAGCACCCAAAGCTGTACCAGTAACTCCAATAGTGGAGCCTGTAAAAAAACAAGGTGATGATATTTTTTCTGCTCGCGCAGAAAGATTGACAGGTCCTAAAGTGGTTGGTAAAATTGAATTGCCAACAGCGAGACCTTCCCACAAACCGGTGGCTTCATCTTCTAATGCTGGAAATAACAATGAGAAACGTAAGCGTAAGCGTACGAATCCAAATGGTCCAGTTAATCCGAACGCGGGTCAAGGTCATGGTAATAATAATCAAAACCGTGGGCCACGTGATGGTAATAATCCCAACAATCGAGACCAACAAAACACTCGTGGTGGGAATCATGGTAGTAACAATAATCCAAACAATCGTCAAGGGCAAACCGGAAACCAACAAGGTAGACCAGGTCAAGGTGGTGGAAATAACCAACACCCGGGGAGACCAGGTCAAGGTACTCGACCGCAATATGGAAATCGTTTTGACAATAGAGGTAAGGGAAGACCTGTTGAGAATAAGGAAGAACCTACTGAAAAGGAAATCCAAGATCAAATCAAAGCAACACTTGCTCGTCTAAGTGGTGCAGGTAAGTCGGGGAAATTTGCGCAGCGCGCCAAATTGAGAAGACAGAAACGTGATGATGTTGCCCAACATGCAGAAGAAGCTGCAATGGAGCAAGAGATGATGGCTAAAGTATTGCGTGTTACAGAGTTTGTAACTGCAAACGAATTAGCAAACTTGATGGACGTTCAAGTAACTCAGATTATTGCAACTTGTATGAGTTTGGGTATGTTTGTGTCAATTAATCAACGTCTAGATGCTGAAACTTTAGCAATAGTAGCGGATGAATTTGGTTATCAGGTAGAGTTTATCAAACCTGAGGATGAAGAAACTGCTGAGCTTGAAGAGTCTGATACTGAACAAAACTTGATTTCGAGAGCGCCTATTGTAACGGTAATGGGACACGTCGATCATGGTAAAACCTCATTACTGGATTACATTCGTAAGGCAAACGTTACTTCTGGTGAGGCCGGTGGTATCACCCAACATATCGGTGCATACGCGGTGAAATTGGAAGATGATCGTAAAATCACATTTTTGGATACACCTGGTCACGAAGCTTTTACGGCTATGCGTGCTCGCGGTGCCAAAGTTACTGATATTGTTATTATCGTTATTGCAGCCGACGACGCTGTCATGCCACAAACTAAAGAAGCGATCAACCACGCGCAAGCGGCAGGAGTGCCAATCGTATTTGCATTTACGAAAGTGGATAAACCTGGAGCAAATCCTGATAGAATCCGCGAACAGCTTTCTGCGATGAATATCTTGGTTGAAGATTGGGGTGGTAAGTTCCAAGCGCAAGAGATTTCAGCAAAAACGGGAGAAAATGTTGACCTTTTATTAGAGAAAGTTTTATTGGAAGCTGAGATGTTAGATCTAAAGGCTGATCCGAAAAAACGTGCTGTTGGTTCAGTAATTGAAGCAGCTTTGGATAAAGGCCGTGGTATTGTAACAACGGTATTGATACAAAGTGGTACATTACGCGTTGGAGATCCTATATTAGCGGGATCTCATTCCGGTAAAGTTAAAGCGTTGACTAATGAAAGAGGTGAACGTGTGAAAGAGGCGGGACCTTCTGTTCCAGTACAAATATTGGGGATGTCAGGAGCGCCAACAGCAGGGGATAAGCTTTATGTTCTTGAAAGCGAATCTGAAGCTAGAACTGTAGCCAACAAACGTCTTCAGTTACAACGTGAACAAGGCATGCGTGCTACTAAACACATCACTCTAGATGAAATCGGTCGTCGTTTAGCGATCGGTAACTTTAAAGAGCTTAATATTATCGTTAAAGGTGATGTGGATGGTTCTATCGAAGCATTATCAGATTCTTTATTGAAATTGTCTACTGACGAGATTCAAGTTAACATTATTCATAAATCAGTCGGTGCGATCTCTGAATCGGATGTATTGTTAGCTTCTGCTTCTGATGCGATCATCATAGGTTTCCAAGTACGCCCAACTCAAAATGCACGAAAGTTAGCTGAGAACGAGCAAATTGATGTACGTTTATATTCGATCATCTATGATGCGATTGATGAAATTAAGTCTGCGATGGAAGGTATGTTAGCTCCGAAATTTGAAGAGAAAATTGTTGCTGAGGTTGAAATCAGAGAAACCTTCAAAATTTCTAAAGTTGGTACGATTGCGGGATGTATGGTTCGCGAGGGCAAAATTAATAGAAACAATGATATCCGTGTAATTAGAGATGGTGTTGTTATCCATACTGGTAAACTGGCATCTTTGAAGCGTTTCAAAGATGATGTGAAAGAAGTTTCACAGGGTTACGAATGTGGTTTAAATATTGACCGTTTCAATGATATTGAGGTAGGAGATATTGTTGAAGCTTACGAACAAGTTGAAGTGAAACGTAAATTATAA
- a CDS encoding NUDIX domain-containing protein: MNETLLILADFVPSKTKNPQTVSFQEIDLQKLFKQSEIDKVPKTYLYINKDFETVFQNLKNKMKIIKAAGGLVKNGDGDYLFIYRLGKWDLPKGKVEDNEKMREAAVREVEEECGIKIDYLGKKITTSYHTYFLRNGEFVLKTTNWYEMGVNKVPKLIPQTAEDITKAEWRHVDQFEDIRNNTYPIIENILKKAK, from the coding sequence ATGAACGAAACCCTGCTAATTTTGGCAGATTTCGTCCCTTCAAAAACTAAAAACCCACAAACGGTTAGTTTTCAAGAGATTGACCTTCAAAAACTTTTCAAACAATCTGAAATTGATAAGGTTCCAAAAACATATCTCTACATCAACAAAGACTTTGAAACCGTGTTTCAAAACTTAAAAAACAAAATGAAGATTATTAAGGCAGCCGGGGGGCTTGTTAAAAACGGTGATGGAGATTATTTATTCATCTATCGCCTAGGGAAATGGGACCTTCCTAAAGGTAAAGTGGAAGATAATGAGAAAATGCGAGAAGCCGCAGTACGTGAAGTCGAAGAAGAATGTGGTATAAAAATTGACTATTTAGGGAAGAAAATTACGACCTCCTATCATACTTATTTTTTGCGTAACGGTGAATTTGTTCTAAAAACAACAAATTGGTATGAAATGGGTGTTAACAAAGTACCTAAATTGATTCCGCAAACTGCAGAAGATATCACAAAAGCAGAATGGCGTCATGTGGACCAATTTGAAGACATACGCAACAACACTTACCCTATTATCGAAAATATCCTAAAAAAGGCAAAATAA
- the pyrE gene encoding orotate phosphoribosyltransferase → MNNLNEVEQKVAESLLQIKAIKLQPKSPFTWASGWKSPIYCDNRITLSHPAIRTYIRQKLSKLIQEEFGSVDMISGVATAGIPQGVLVAQDLGLPFSYVRSSAKDHGRQNLIEGEVVSGQRVVVIEDLISTGKSSLVAVKALREAGCNVVGLVSIFTYGLQQATDNFADAKCPYFSLCNYDALIQVAAENSYVLEEDIEILKMWRLNPATWGDNFQ, encoded by the coding sequence ATGAATAATTTAAATGAGGTTGAACAAAAAGTTGCTGAATCCTTATTGCAAATTAAAGCAATAAAATTGCAACCTAAAAGTCCTTTTACATGGGCGTCGGGTTGGAAGTCTCCAATTTACTGTGATAACCGTATCACTTTATCTCATCCTGCGATTCGTACATACATTCGTCAAAAGCTTTCTAAGCTTATTCAAGAAGAGTTTGGATCAGTGGATATGATTTCTGGAGTTGCTACGGCAGGTATTCCACAAGGCGTTTTGGTAGCACAGGATTTGGGACTGCCATTTTCTTATGTCAGAAGCTCAGCTAAGGATCATGGTCGTCAGAATTTAATTGAAGGTGAAGTAGTTAGCGGTCAACGCGTAGTTGTAATTGAAGATCTAATTTCGACAGGTAAGAGTAGTTTAGTGGCTGTAAAGGCGTTACGTGAGGCTGGCTGCAATGTTGTTGGCTTGGTGTCTATTTTTACTTATGGATTGCAACAAGCTACTGATAATTTTGCTGATGCAAAATGTCCTTATTTCAGTCTATGTAATTATGATGCTTTGATTCAGGTCGCTGCTGAAAATAGTTATGTATTGGAAGAGGATATTGAGATCTTGAAAATGTGGCGATTGAACCCGGCTACTTGGGGCGACAATTTTCAATAA
- a CDS encoding NADH:flavin oxidoreductase/NADH oxidase, translating into MSQLFSTINIGSILLKNRLVVSPMCQYSATDGLANNWHLVHLGQFAVGGAAAIIQEATAITAEGRISDGDLGIWDDCHINKLKEITAFIKENGSVPGIQLAHAGRKASSNKPWLGRNQFSPTDPQGWQTVAPSPIAFHAGDHEPQKLSIAAIEILIEQFGAATRRAIQAGYEIIELHAAHGYLIHQFLSPLSNSRRDIYGGTFENRIRFLVEIVKKVKQEITTQNLWIRISATDWAVNGWDLQQSISLSKLLYTLGVDLIDVSSGGLVSHQKIDIKPAYQLPFATAIKENTENKVGTVGLIKTAVEAAEIIAKKQADLILIGRGFLDDPHLPLHFAKELAADIPWPKQYERAKQL; encoded by the coding sequence ATGAGTCAATTATTTTCAACAATAAATATCGGAAGTATACTATTAAAGAATCGCTTAGTCGTTTCTCCGATGTGTCAGTATTCGGCAACAGATGGGTTGGCGAATAATTGGCACTTGGTACACTTGGGCCAGTTTGCAGTCGGCGGTGCTGCCGCAATAATACAAGAAGCAACCGCTATTACTGCTGAAGGCCGAATCAGTGATGGAGACCTTGGAATATGGGACGATTGCCACATCAACAAATTAAAAGAAATAACCGCGTTCATCAAAGAAAATGGCTCTGTCCCGGGGATACAACTAGCGCACGCTGGCCGCAAAGCAAGCAGCAATAAACCTTGGCTTGGCAGGAATCAATTTTCACCAACGGACCCTCAGGGCTGGCAAACGGTGGCTCCATCGCCCATCGCATTCCATGCGGGAGACCACGAACCACAAAAGCTCAGTATTGCTGCTATTGAAATATTGATTGAACAATTCGGAGCCGCAACGAGAAGAGCTATACAAGCCGGTTATGAAATTATTGAACTCCATGCTGCACATGGATACCTGATCCATCAATTTCTCTCCCCATTGAGCAACTCACGTAGGGATATTTATGGCGGTACATTCGAAAATAGAATCCGTTTTCTTGTTGAAATCGTTAAAAAAGTAAAACAGGAAATAACAACTCAAAATTTATGGATCCGTATTTCTGCGACAGATTGGGCTGTGAATGGGTGGGATTTACAACAGTCTATCTCTTTATCAAAACTATTGTATACATTGGGCGTAGATCTCATTGATGTGTCAAGTGGAGGTTTAGTCTCGCATCAAAAAATAGATATCAAACCTGCATATCAGCTCCCTTTTGCCACAGCAATTAAAGAAAATACGGAGAATAAGGTGGGCACTGTAGGCTTGATCAAAACAGCTGTTGAGGCCGCCGAGATCATTGCAAAAAAACAAGCTGATTTAATTTTAATCGGCAGGGGATTTCTCGACGACCCTCACCTTCCTTTACATTTTGCGAAAGAATTAGCTGCTGACATTCCATGGCCTAAACAATATGAAAGAGCAAAACAACTTTAA